A window from Onychostoma macrolepis isolate SWU-2019 chromosome 07, ASM1243209v1, whole genome shotgun sequence encodes these proteins:
- the nrn1lb gene encoding neuritin 1-like b, with protein sequence MHLLLFILFCLSLCSSVLSAAITTPCSSVYRGFAECLVTLGDSVSSKADNPQDINSICESWDAFQVCVSGVLSGCRGDAAEIWESLRAESRKTAFAGNLYDMCASRTAAATATTPLVPNADQSNQETLKGLAHSVSHSVSKELLLICFSILLLLWM encoded by the exons GTCTCTGTTCTTCTGTGCTGAGTGCAGCAATAACCACTCCATGTAGTTCTGTATACAGGGGCTTTGCTGAATGTCTGGTCACTCTGGGTGACAGTGTGAGCTCCAAGGCTGATAACCCACAAGACATCAACTCCATTTGCGA GTCATGGGATGCTTTCcaggtgtgtgtgagtggtGTCTTGTCAGGCTGCCGAGGTGACGCAGCGGAAATTTGGGAATCTTTGAGAGCAGAGTCCCGGAAAACAGCATTTGCGGGTAACCTCTATGACATGTGTGCCAGTCGTACTGCAGCTGCGACTGCAACCACACCTCTGGTTCCCAACGCTGATCAAAGCAACCAGGAAACACTCAAAGGACTCGCTCATTCTGTCAGCCACTCAGTCAGTAAAGAGCTGCTCCTGATATGCTTCTCTATTCTCCTGCTGCTTTGGATGTAA